GACTGTCGCCGTCTTCTATGTCCAAGACCTGCCATGCGATGTCTTTGAATCGCTACTGAGGATCGAAGAAGAAGATAGCTTATCCCGACAATCAGTCTTTCTGTCGGCAGCCATGATCGCCACAAATCGCTTGAACTGCCTTCGAGATTGTCTATCCCGCCGCGATTCAGATGGATTCTGGACTACGGTATTTGTGGCTATCAGAGCGGTGAAACTGAGACCCAATGCCCTCGAAGCAATGAAGCTCTACATTAAGGATCAAGACCCATATGTCCGGGGCCGGGCACTCCTCGTACTTGCCGCTTCAGGAGTCGTTGCGCCAGAAGAGTTGAGACTCCTCTCTCAACCGATGATGGCCGATGAAGACCCAGAGGTTTTGGAACTGGCGACTGAATTGGGCATACAACGTCTCGCACACGGAGGTTGCGGAGAAGGACATCTCTGCGCTGCGACAAGCAATTGACGATACGGATCGCTACTACACGATCCTCTCGAGATGGGCTGGGAGATCTTCTCTGGCTCTTCAGGCACTGTTCGAAGAGGTGGAGGCAGGCTCCGCCGATGACTGTTTGCTTGGCGAGTTGAGGGACCTGCCAGATGGGAGCGAAGCCGTGCTGGTTCGCTTCCTATCCAGTTCCAATCCCGTGTGTCGGAAGTGGGCGGCAAAGTTGGCAGACCTAGTCTCGATTCCGGACGACAGTGCGCTGGAGAAAGCCCTTCTCGATCGACTTGTGGACCCGAATGTCGATGTCTGGTGCGCTGCAGGTTCATCGATCGCAAAGGGGATCGAATCACATCCCGCGCGGCTTACTCGTGCGTTCGAGATGTTTCCTCAATTGGACGCGGAGTCCCGAGCGCATTTCCTCGCGCGAATTGCCTCCAATGACGCTGTTGTCGACCGAGGTCATATTCCGTTCCTGGCAGACCTGGCTCTGAACAACCCCGCCTCGGCCGTGCGCCAGAATGCGGGCGGTGTTCTTGGAGACATCGCCTTGGACGATGCGGAATGGGGAGCCACCTCTTCGCCGGAACTGATTGCTGTGTTCAGAGAGGGACTGAGCGATCCCCTGCCCTCGATCCGATGCAACTCGGCCACCTACCTTACCTGGACGAGAGTGACCGATCCAGAGATCATTGCGGAGATCCGCGAGGGATATGAGAACGCCGAGACACAGGAAGAACGAGGAACGCTGGCCCTCAGTCTTCTGCGTCTCGATCCCACCGCAACCGAAGCGCTGCCCGATGCGATTGCCATTCTGGACAACCCCAAGCACCCGCAATACGGCCCCGCAATCAGGCGACTGCTTGGCGAAGATATTGACTCGATTGAGAGCGCGATTGAGAGCTCAAAGCCCTTCTTTGAATGGATGGGCCTTTCCCTCAGCGATCTCCTGGAGTAATAGGCTCCCACATCTCGAGCATCGTGCCGCTGACCTGAACGGCGATCGGGTTTATGCCCGCGAACAGATTTCGACACATGTATGCAGTGGCGCCTCCCAGACCCTCCTCCGGCAGGGGCGTTTGGTGGAGATCGAGGAGCACTCAGACGTAAGCTGTGGATGAGCGCGTGATGAGCCTCAAACTTCTGACGAAACCGAGAAAAAGCCGGGCTGGTTGGCTGGCGTCCCGTTTCATGCTCCTTCGGGCACGAATTCACCAATTTTTATCCCTAGTTTTCCTTGCGGACAGCACTCCTGCGGTCATACCCAACACAGATGCTTGCCCGAAAGGGCGGGCCGATTTCCCGGAAATTTGACTGGTCCCATGACAACCTACCAAGCCCGAAGGATGCGCGAGAATTTCGAAGCGTACCTGTACCTGGCCCCTGCAGGCATTATCCTGCTCGTTTTCTGGTTTCTGCCCGTCATCCTGGCGCTGATTGTCAGCTTCTTCGACGCGACGGCCCTGATGCCGATCAGTGAGTTCAAGTTCGTCGGACTCAGCCAGTACATGCGAGCATTCAAGGACGAGGAATTCGTCAAGTCGTTGTGGAATACGGTGAACTACGCGATCTACAGCGTGCCGCCGACACTGGCGCTGTCGCTGCTCGCGGCGATGTTGCTGAATTCGAAGATCAAGGGCCGCGCGTTCTTCCGCACGGCCTTTTTCCTTCCGTACATCACGACATGGGTCGCCATCTCGATCGTGTGGAAGTATCTCTTCCATCGCGAGTTCGGCCTGATGAACTGGTTCCTGACGGTCTGGCGCGAGGACATTCTCTATTCGCTGTCCTTCCATCAGTTCGGCGGCGTGCCGATGAAGTTGAGCTGGCTGAGCGAGCCGGCGGGCATCTGGGAAATGATTTTCCATTTCAATATGCCGGCGTTGCCCGGAGGGGTCGATGCTCTGATCGCCGGACCGAGTCTCGCCCTTTTTTCGATCGTCATCACGAGCATCTGGCGCGATATCGGTTACTTCATGATCATCTTCCTGGCCGGCCTGCAGAACATCGACAAGTCGTACTATGAGGCGGCCGATATCGATGGCGCGACGCCCTGGCAGAAGTTCTGGACGATCACGTTCCCGCTGCTGAGCCCGGTGACGTTCTTCCTGATGATTATCTCCGGCATCGGCGCCTTCAAGATCTTCGTTCCGATGCTGATCATGACGCCAAACGGCGGTCCGGAGTACAAGACCGCACCGATTGTGTTCCGAATGTTCGAGGTTGGCTTCCAAGGCCAATGGGAACTGAGTTACGCTTCGGCGATCGCCTACATTCTGACCATCATTATTCTGATCCTGACGTTCGCTCAGAATAAGCTGTTCGGGAAGAAAGTGGAGTATTCCCAATGATCGCCCTCGCATTTCTCATTTTGCTGATACTGAACATCTTTGGGATCGGGACGCTGATCTGGATTTACTTCCTGCCCTATCGTGGCGCGCTCGTCTCGAAGACAAACAAGAACATCAAGGCATTCTTCCTGTATGAGATGCTGCTGATCGGCGCGCTATCGATGCTGCTGCCGTTCTACTGGATGGTTATCACATCCTTCAAGGACGCCGAGACGGCCGTGGCCTTCCCGCCGCAGTGGCTACCGGAACGCGTCGAGTACATCTACACGAATCCCGAAACCGGCGATGAGTCCCGCATTCGTTTGCTGGACGTTCAGCGCTACAAAGGCCAAAAGGTCCGCGCCGCCCCCGTCGATAAGATTGCATTCAAAGAAATCGACATGGGCGAGTACAAGATCACGCGCGAGGAAGCGGATCCGGAAGCGGTTATTCGCGTCGATCCCAACCTGCTCGAAAGCTCCACGGTGATGCAGCTCGATGGCCGAAACTTCCTGGCTGCGTGGTACGCACCGGAAGCGGCCACGCGCGGCGGCGTGAACTTCGGGCGCTATTTCTGGGTCTCGATCTTTGTCGGTGTCGTTTCGACGGCCGGAACGCTGATCACGGCGGCATTCGCGGCATTCGCCTTTGCCAAGATGAAGTTCTGGGGCCAGGGCGCGTTCTTCTACATCGTGCTGACAACGATGATGGTGCCGGGACAGGTGCTGCTGATTCCGGACTTCCTCATTCTCTCGAAGCTCGGCTGGCTGGATACCTATCTCGCCCTGATTGTGCCCTTCCTTGCATCGGTGTTCACAATCTTCCTGATGCGTCAGTTCTTCATGACGATTCCGGACGACTTGTGGGATGCGGCGCAGATCGACGGCGCGGGACGTTTCCGCTTCCTGTGGCAGGTTGTGGCCCCGCTCTCGAAGCCTGTGTTCATCACGGCCGGCATCTTCATCTTCCTGGGCAGTTGGAACTCGCTGCTCTGGCCGTTGATTGTGACGAGTACCCCCGAAATGCGAACGCTGATGGTCGGATTGCAGGCCTTCAACGAGGAGTCCGGAAGCGAATTCCAGCTTCTGATGGCCGCCTCGACCATGGCGATTCTTCCCATCGTGATCATGTTCTTCCTGCTGCAGCGCTTCTTCATCCAGGGCATTGCCCGCACCGGTTTGAAGTAAGCCCACAGGACGAACAGCCCCTGCTCACGCGGGCCCGGCGATTCCATTCGCCGGGCCCGCGTTTTTCTGCTCTCTGAGCTTTCGCCCTGGCAGTGCTTCTCCTTGCCATCTTGGGCCCCATTGCATGTCATTATTGTGATCAACCATCAGGGCGGATGGGGTGGCTTTTCTGCTTCAAGAGACTTCGAGGTCTCGGTGTATGTGGAGAGGGATTCCGTATTGGATTCTGAACGTATCGTTGAAGGAGGAGAGTCCAGTGATGACAAGAAACCTTCGCGGAGTTCGATGTCTACGGCGGCTCCTGGTCTGTCTGTTTCTATTGCTTTGTTCGGCGAGTGCCCTTGGACAAAGCACCACGCCGAAGGACCACTATTGGGAGCCCAACGGTACCGTCTATGCCATCGACGAATCCGATGGGATCACGTATCTTGGCGGCAGTTTCACGCAGATGCAGGCGAACATCCACCGGGCTGCGGTTCTCGATGCCTTCTCGGGGGAACCGACCGGGCATCAGCCTGAAACTAACGACATCGTTCGTGCCTGTGTATCGGAGGGCGACGGGGGCTGGTTTATTGGAGGGGATTTCACCGAGGTGGATGGCGTCGCCCGCGAGTTTGTTGCCCACCTTCTCTCGGACGGCTCGTTGGATCCGGATTGGCATGTGACTTTGGACGACTCCGTCCTCTGTCTCGCGCTTTCGGGAGAGACTCTCTACCTTGGTGGTCAATTCACGTCGGCGGAGTCGAATACCCGTGAGTATCTGGCCGCAATCGATGCAACAACGGGCGCAGTTCTTCCATGGAATCCAGGGGCGAATGATGCGATCCGCGCCATGACCATTTCAAGTTCGACAATCTTCGTGGGTGGGTCCTTCACGGAGATTGGGGGAAATCCCAGATCCTACTTCGCAGGATTGGATGCTTCCGGCGGAGTTCTGGGCAGTTATCCCGTGCCTTCCGCCGCAGTTTACTCTCTCGCAACATCCGGCACACAAGTACTGCTGGGGGGCGACTTCACCAGCCTCGACGCCGAACCGCGTGAGCGGATTGCAGCGATTGAAGTCGATACCGGAGCCATCGCCTCATGGGCCCCGGAAGCCAACGGCAGAGTTCTGTGCATCGCGGTCGCCGGCCCGCTTGCCTATGTCGGCGGTGAGTTCACCTCCATCGAGGGCCAATCGCGCAATCGACTCGCGGCGATTGAACTCGACACAGGACAACTCTCGGATTGGGGACCATCGATGTCGGGCTCGGTCAACGGGATCGCGGAACTGGGCGGGATGGTGTATGTGGGAGGGGACTTCCTAAGCATCAACGGCAGCTCGAATCCATACGTCGCGGCGATCAATGCAACGACGGGACTGGCCAAGGATTGGTGGCCAGTCCCGAACGCTCCCGTCCTATGCGTCGCAGTGGCCGATTCACGAATTTTCATCGGAGGCGACTTCACAAATCTCAAGACGGAAACGCGAGACAGACTGGCGGCGTTGGATTCGTCTCTTCAACTCACGGATTGGGCTCCAAGCGCAAGCGATACGGTGAATGCGATCGATGTTTGGAGCTCCACCGCATACATCGGGGGCGACTTCACGAACATCAGTGGCGAGACGCGAAACCGAATCGCAGCGGTCGATGCGACCACAGGTGCACTCGCGTCGTGGGACCCGAACGCGAACGGACGAGTCTACGCGCTGATTGCCACGGAGGATTCGATCTTTGCGGGTGGTTCGTTTATTGGCATCGGCGGACAAAGCCGCAATGGGCTGGCGGGGCTGGATCCTTCAACCGGCCTGGCCACGAGTTGGAACCCGCAAGTGGACAGCTTCGTTCTGTGCCTGGCGGCATCGGAGACAAATCTCTATGTCGGTGGCGGTTTCATGCACGCCGGAGGGCAAAGCCGATCGCGGCTGGCGGCATTCGATCTGGCGTCCGGTGCACTGAACAATTGGAGCCCTGGCGCGAACTACTTCGTCCATTCCCTCGCAGTCCACGACTCTACTGTCTACGTGGGCGGAGACTTCGTGGCGATTAGCGGGAACGTCCGCTATCGACTGGCATCATTAGATGCGGCGACGGGAGCCGTCTCCTCCTGGAATCCAAACTCAAACGGGATTGTCCATTGTCTGGCAGCGGACAATTCCACGGTTTACGCAGGGGGCGATTTCAGCACCATCGGCGGGCAGAGCCGATCTCGCCTCGCCGCGTTCGATGCCGTGACCGGCAGTCTCGTTTCGTGGAGTCCTTCGCCCAGCGGATCGGTGCGCGCGCTTGAACTCCGCGAGAATGACCTGCATGTCGGTGGAGCATTCACCACGATTTCCGGCGAGTCATGTCGTTCCTACGCACAATTCGATATCACCCCGCCTGACATCACACCCCCGATTTCTCAAGTCGCCGTCTCGGATCCGACACAGGTTGGAGGCGACATCGTGGGAACTTACTCCGCGGTCGACAGCGAGAGCGGTGTGACTTCTGCGACGTTGTGGATCATGCCACCGGGAGCCGTGTCCCCGGTCGGCCAGTCGATTTCCGGAGGCACTTGGTCATATTCACCCACGGCCGGGGACGGAGCATATCGATTCACCACTACAGCAATGGATGGCGCCGGCAACACCGAAGCCCTTTCCGGTGCCTCTGCGATTGTGGTGCTGTATAATGATATTGAAAACAGCCCATACGAAGTCACCAACCTCTCCGATGATCCAACAACGTTCCCAATGACGGGTGATCTGGATGTCGTCATCGAACTTTCCATCGGCGCGACGGGCGGC
This genomic stretch from bacterium harbors:
- a CDS encoding sugar ABC transporter permease, with amino-acid sequence MTTYQARRMRENFEAYLYLAPAGIILLVFWFLPVILALIVSFFDATALMPISEFKFVGLSQYMRAFKDEEFVKSLWNTVNYAIYSVPPTLALSLLAAMLLNSKIKGRAFFRTAFFLPYITTWVAISIVWKYLFHREFGLMNWFLTVWREDILYSLSFHQFGGVPMKLSWLSEPAGIWEMIFHFNMPALPGGVDALIAGPSLALFSIVITSIWRDIGYFMIIFLAGLQNIDKSYYEAADIDGATPWQKFWTITFPLLSPVTFFLMIISGIGAFKIFVPMLIMTPNGGPEYKTAPIVFRMFEVGFQGQWELSYASAIAYILTIIILILTFAQNKLFGKKVEYSQ
- a CDS encoding carbohydrate ABC transporter permease, with product MIALAFLILLILNIFGIGTLIWIYFLPYRGALVSKTNKNIKAFFLYEMLLIGALSMLLPFYWMVITSFKDAETAVAFPPQWLPERVEYIYTNPETGDESRIRLLDVQRYKGQKVRAAPVDKIAFKEIDMGEYKITREEADPEAVIRVDPNLLESSTVMQLDGRNFLAAWYAPEAATRGGVNFGRYFWVSIFVGVVSTAGTLITAAFAAFAFAKMKFWGQGAFFYIVLTTMMVPGQVLLIPDFLILSKLGWLDTYLALIVPFLASVFTIFLMRQFFMTIPDDLWDAAQIDGAGRFRFLWQVVAPLSKPVFITAGIFIFLGSWNSLLWPLIVTSTPEMRTLMVGLQAFNEESGSEFQLLMAASTMAILPIVIMFFLLQRFFIQGIARTGLK